One Pectobacterium cacticida genomic window, CTGCTGGCCGTTCGGGCTATAAATACCAATCTGGCGGAACAAGCCTTCCATACCGAAAGTACGGGCTTCATCGGCAATGATCGGAACCAAACGATCTTTGATCGAAGCATTCTTCAGCATCACGTTCAGTGCACGCACAAAGGCAATGGTGGTGGAAATTTCTTTGGTTTGCTCTTCCAGCAATGATTTGAAGTCTTCCAGCGTCGGCAGTTCCAACTTCTCGTCAAAACGCTGCTGGCGAGACGGTAGATAACCGCCCAGGGCCTGGCGACGTTCGTGCAGGTATTTGTACTCTTCAGAATCTTTATCGAAAGTGATATACGGCAATTTTTCGATATTTTCATCGCTAACCGGCACGTTGAAACGATCACGGAAGTAACGCACGCCGTCCATGTTAACTTTCTTAACCTGGTGAGCGATGTTCTTGCCTTCCGCCGCGTCGCCCATACCATAACCTTTGATGGTATGCGCCAGAATAACGGTAGGTTTACCTTTGGTATCCTGTGCTCTTTTTAGTGCAGCGTAGATTTTTTTCGGGTCGTGACCACCGCGGTTGAGCGCCCAAATTTGGTCGTCAGTCCAGTCCTTAACCAGCGCGGCCGTTTCTGGATATTTCCCAAAGAAGTGTTCACGCACGTAGGCGCCGTTTTTGGATTTGAACGTCTGATAGTCGCCATCCACGGTTTCGTTCATCAGTTGGATCAGTTTACCGCTGGTGTCTTTGCGCAGCAGTTCATCCCAACGATCGCCCCACATGACCTTGATAACATCCCAGCCAGCGCCGCTGAAGATACCTTCCAGCTCGTTGACGATCTTACCGTTACCAGTAACTGGGCCATCCAAACGTTGCAAGTTACAGTTGATCACAAACACCAGGTTATCCAGTTTCTCACGCGTGGCGATAGTGATTGCGCCTTTGGATTCCGGTTCATCCATTTCACCGTCGCCCAAGAAAGCATAAACGGTTTGCTTGGAGGTGTCTTTCAGACCCCGATTTTCCAAATACTTCAGAAATTTCGCCTGATAAATCGCGCCAACTGGCCCCAGCCCCATGGAGACTGTCGGGAACTGCCAGAACGTCGGCATCAATTTCGGGTGTGGGTAAGAAGAAAGCCCGTTGCCATGAACTTCCTGGCGGAAGTTGTTCATTTGCTCTTCTGTCAGACGTCCTTCAAGGAAAGCGCGGGCATAAATACCGGGAGAAATGTGGCCCTGGAAATAAACCAGATCGCCGCCGTCTTGCTCGTTGCGGGCACGGAAGAAGTGGTTAAAGCACACTTCATAGATGGTCGCTGAAGACTGGTAAGATGCCATGTGGCCACCCAATTCCAGATCTTTTTTAGACGCGCGCAATACTGTCATGATCGCGTTCCAGCGAATTGCTGAGCGAATACGACGTTCCAGATCCAGATTACCAGGATACTCCGGCTCGTCTTCCACTGCGATGGTGTTGATGTATTGGCTTGCCGTCGTACCAGCGGCAACACTAAGACCGCCTTTACGTGCTTCACCCAATACCTGATCAATCAGGAACTGGGCGCGTTCAACACCCTCTTCACGGATGACCGATTCGATCGCCTGCAGCCAGTCGCGGGTTTCGATCGGATCCACGTCATTATTTAAACGATCTGACATGGTTATTCCTTATCTTCTCTAATAAGTTAGTTTGTTGGAGCCTGTCTTCCTGCATTCTGACCTAGCGTTAACCCTAGAAAAAAATGCACGAAGACAGGCTCATCGTCGTGACTACCGCATTGAGAACGCCTCAAAAACGGGCGTTCAATCCCTGCGTTGCTGGAGCCGACGCAACGATCTCTCGCGCCGACTATGTTCCCGGTTAAGATCCAGCAATACTTCCTCAATAAACGCCAGATGGCGATGTGATGCTTCGCGCGCCTTCTCCGGCTCACGAGCAACAATCGCCTCAAAGATGCTGGCGCGATGAATGCTCACCTGAGCCAATACTTCACGACTCAAATAGAGCAATTCGAAATTTTGCCTTACGTTTTGTTCGAGCATCGGCCCCATACAGCGCACCAAATGCAACAAAACCACATTATGCGTGGCTTCTGTTACGGCAACTTGATATTGCATGACGGCTTCCGACTCGGCGTCTAAATCGCCTGCGTCTCTTGCCTTCTCGATTTCGGCATGACACTGCCGTATGTGTTGCAGATCTGACGCCGTGCCGCGCAAGGCCGCGTAATAGGCGGCAATGCCTTCTAACGCATGTCGCGTTTCCAGAAGATCGAACTGTGATTCAGGATGAGTGCTCAGTAGCTCCGTCAGCGGATCGCTGACGCTCTGCCATAGATTGGCCTGAACAAAAGTACCACCACCCTGGCGCCGCAAAAGAAGGCCTTTAGCTTCCAGGCGTTGAATGGCTTCTCTCAGAGAAGGGCGGGAAACATCAAACTGCTTTGCCAGTTCGCGCTCCGGCGGGAGCTTCTCGCCAGGGCGTAAGCTTCCCTCAAGGATCAGAAACTCCAGCTGCTGTTCAATCACATCTGACAGTTTGGGCTGACGAATCTTGCTGTATGCCATAGTGAATTCTTCTCTGCGAATGGCGCGGAGTCAATTGGTAATACCAATTTCAAAAACGTGACGTTAAAGTAACAAAGTATTCACCTTCTGTCCATAAGGACCTTGAGCTAAATCATCAATCCCCCCAGATTTTAACATATGCACGAGAACCTTTTGGCAATGTGTTAGCCCGGCAGTGGTAAGACCATTAATCCCTTGCCTGTATATTTTAACTTTTATGAAACGTAAAACAGTCATTGCTGAACCGTTTAAACGCGCGAAAAATGAATAAAAAATCAAATTTAATGATTTTTTATTCCACAAGAGCTACGTTACTCTTGTGATTCATCACCAGGGTCAACAAACGATTGATATCCGAGGGGGTAGTGTAAGCACCATGAAGTAATCCCAAAGAGTGGCACTTTTCTCTTTGCAATTTCTCAAACACGGAGACGCAATCCCAAAAGATAAAAATGAATAGGAGAGATAGCTTTTAATTATCGGCCTATAAGAAATCAGTGCAATCTCGCGCACTTATCACTATTCTCTGGCAAACGGTAGAGCGATTTTTATGTTTAGCAATAGCCTACCGTAAAATTAAAATGACACAAACGTACCGTAACCAATACGGTTGTGTATTCATATTGTGTTTTGCTTGCACTGGCAGAGGATTAACGTTGATGGATAATCAACATACAGACGGCACGCTTAAGCGTGGTTTGAAAAACCGACACATTCAGTTGATTGCCCTGGGTGGCGCGGTAGGTACCGGCCTCTTTCTGGGTATCGCGCAAACCATCAAAATGGCCGGGCCATCGGTTCTACTAGGCTATGCAATTGGCGGCCTGATTGCGTTTCTCATTATGCGCCAGTTAGGCGAGATGGTTGTTGAAGAACCGGTGGCAGGGTCATTTAGCCATTTTGCGTATAAATATTGGGGCGATTTTGCGGGTTTCGCCTCGGGATGGAATTATTGGGTATTGTACGTGCTAGTCGCCATGGCCGAGCTCAGTGCCGTAGGCATTTACGTCCAATATTGGTGGCCAGACATTCCAACCTGGGTATCTGCCGCCGTTTTCTTCCTGCTGATCAACGCGATTAATCTGGCAAACGTCAAAGTCTATGGCGAGATGGAATTCTGGTTTGCCATCATCAAAGTCTCTGCGATTATTGGCATGATTGTTTTCGGGGCCTGGCTACTGTTAAGTGGTACAGGCGGGCCGGAAGCGACCGTGACAAACCTGTGGGCACAGGGCGGGTTCTTCCCCAACGGTGTGCTTGGCCTGGTTATGGCGATGGCGGTTATCATGTTTTCATTTGGCGGTTTAGAACTGGTAGGGATTACGGCAGCGGAAGCGGATAACCCAGACAAGAGTATCCCACGCGCAACTAATCAAGTGATTTACCGTATTCTGATTTTCTACATCGGCTCACTCGCCATTCTGCTGTCACTGTATCCGTGGGGTAAGGTTGTGGAGGGGGGTAGCCCTTTTGTCCTGATTTTCCATGAGCTTAACAGCAACGCCGTGGCTACCGTATTGAATATCGTGGTGCTTACCGCAGCGCTATCCGTTTACAATAGCTGCGTTTATTGCAATAGCCGCATGTTATTCGGTCTGGCAAAGCAGGGAAATGGCCCAAAAGTTCTGGCATCTGTCGATCGTCGTGGCGTACCGATCGTCGCTATCGGTATCTCCGCATTGGCAACGGCGCTTTGCGTACTGCTTAACTACCTGATTCCGGGTAAAGCTTTTGAACTGCTGATGGCGCTCGTTGTATCCGCCTTAGTCATTAATTGGGCGATGATTAGCCTGGCACACCTGAAGTTCAGGGCACAAAAAGACAGGGAAGGCACGGTAACTAAATTCAAAGCGCTGTTATACCCGCTAGGTAACTACCTCTGCCTACTCTTCCTGATCGGTATACTAGTCATTATGTTCCTGACGCCTGCCATAAGGATCTCTGTCACGTTAATTCCGGTCTGGCTGGTTATTCTGGGCGTAGGCTATTTCTTCAAAAAGAAACAGCAAGCGAAATAACCCTCAATACTCGCTACTCTTTTCTTGCTGTTTCCCCCATGGCCGACTCCGTCGGCCATTTTTATACTCATCTCATCGGGAGAATCAAACCAGCGCGCCGTATATTGTCAGGATTGCGACGACCACGACTAACACCAGCGTTACCCTTTTTGCCAG contains:
- the pdhR gene encoding pyruvate dehydrogenase complex transcriptional repressor PdhR; translation: MAYSKIRQPKLSDVIEQQLEFLILEGSLRPGEKLPPERELAKQFDVSRPSLREAIQRLEAKGLLLRRQGGGTFVQANLWQSVSDPLTELLSTHPESQFDLLETRHALEGIAAYYAALRGTASDLQHIRQCHAEIEKARDAGDLDAESEAVMQYQVAVTEATHNVVLLHLVRCMGPMLEQNVRQNFELLYLSREVLAQVSIHRASIFEAIVAREPEKAREASHRHLAFIEEVLLDLNREHSRRERSLRRLQQRRD
- the aceE gene encoding pyruvate dehydrogenase (acetyl-transferring), homodimeric type yields the protein MSDRLNNDVDPIETRDWLQAIESVIREEGVERAQFLIDQVLGEARKGGLSVAAGTTASQYINTIAVEDEPEYPGNLDLERRIRSAIRWNAIMTVLRASKKDLELGGHMASYQSSATIYEVCFNHFFRARNEQDGGDLVYFQGHISPGIYARAFLEGRLTEEQMNNFRQEVHGNGLSSYPHPKLMPTFWQFPTVSMGLGPVGAIYQAKFLKYLENRGLKDTSKQTVYAFLGDGEMDEPESKGAITIATREKLDNLVFVINCNLQRLDGPVTGNGKIVNELEGIFSGAGWDVIKVMWGDRWDELLRKDTSGKLIQLMNETVDGDYQTFKSKNGAYVREHFFGKYPETAALVKDWTDDQIWALNRGGHDPKKIYAALKRAQDTKGKPTVILAHTIKGYGMGDAAEGKNIAHQVKKVNMDGVRYFRDRFNVPVSDENIEKLPYITFDKDSEEYKYLHERRQALGGYLPSRQQRFDEKLELPTLEDFKSLLEEQTKEISTTIAFVRALNVMLKNASIKDRLVPIIADEARTFGMEGLFRQIGIYSPNGQQYTPQDREQVAYYKEDQKGQILQEGINELGAGSSWLAAATSYSTNNLPMIPFYIYYSMFGFQRIGDLCWAAGDQQARGFLIGGTSGRTTLNGEGLQHEDGHSHIQSLTIPNCISYDPAFAYEVAVIMHDGLHRMYGEAQENVYYYITTLNENYHMPAMLQGAEEGIRKGIYKLETVEGSKGKVQLLGSGSILRHVREAAQILAKDYGIGSDVFSVTSFTELAREGQDCERWNMLHPTETPRVPYVAQVLSDAPAVASTDYMKLFAEQIRSFIPASDYRVLGTDGFGRSDSRENLRHHFEVDASYVVVAALGELAKRGEIDKKVVADAITKFNIDADKVNPRLA
- a CDS encoding amino acid permease, producing the protein MDNQHTDGTLKRGLKNRHIQLIALGGAVGTGLFLGIAQTIKMAGPSVLLGYAIGGLIAFLIMRQLGEMVVEEPVAGSFSHFAYKYWGDFAGFASGWNYWVLYVLVAMAELSAVGIYVQYWWPDIPTWVSAAVFFLLINAINLANVKVYGEMEFWFAIIKVSAIIGMIVFGAWLLLSGTGGPEATVTNLWAQGGFFPNGVLGLVMAMAVIMFSFGGLELVGITAAEADNPDKSIPRATNQVIYRILIFYIGSLAILLSLYPWGKVVEGGSPFVLIFHELNSNAVATVLNIVVLTAALSVYNSCVYCNSRMLFGLAKQGNGPKVLASVDRRGVPIVAIGISALATALCVLLNYLIPGKAFELLMALVVSALVINWAMISLAHLKFRAQKDREGTVTKFKALLYPLGNYLCLLFLIGILVIMFLTPAIRISVTLIPVWLVILGVGYFFKKKQQAK